One Ictalurus furcatus strain D&B chromosome 7, Billie_1.0, whole genome shotgun sequence genomic window, TATATATAAGGTTGGGCTACATATAATGTATCtaaattcagcaaaaaaaaaaaagaaacgtcctctcatgtgtaaatatttgtattaacataaaaatattcaacaacagACATAaattgaacaagtttcacagacattttgacgaacagaaaaggaataatgagtccctgaaaaAAGCGGgtggtcaatatcaaaagtagcagtcagtatgtggtgtcctccagctgctttaagtactacagtgcatctcatcctcatggactgcaccagatttgtcagttcttgctgtgagatctTTCACCGCTCTTCCACGAAGgcatttgcattttgtttgcagttgtttgatatccacgagagcggagtatttttatgaactatttcaacaaaagatcaaaaggttaaacacacattttcacagccgCCTGTGCtcaaatttaccaagggtgccaatatttgtggagggcgctgtatcgttcagtatctggtgtgactcgattgtgcagcaataactgcaactataTGTTTCCGTTAACTGTTCAGTCCTGCAAATCGGCTTGGAGGAagtttagcccattcctcagtgcagaacagcttcaactctgggatattGCTGGGTCTCCACAACACttctattgaattaaggtcGAGACTTTGACATggccatttcaaaacattaactttatttttctttaactattctttggtagaatgactggagtgtttagggttgttgtcttgcttcatcacccactttctcttgagattcagttcatggacagatcctgacattttcctgtagaatttgctggtataattcagtaTTCATTGCTCCATCAATGATTGCAATccgtccaggcccagatgcCACAAGACtgacccaaaccatgatactaccatcGCCATGTTTCATAgaaataaggttcttatgctggaatgcagtgttttcctttctccaaaaatTCTCTTTTGATTTCATCaatccataaaacatttttccaatagacttctggcttgtccccatgatctttagcaaagtgcagatgggcagcaatgttctttttggggAGCAGAGGCTTtgtccttgcaaccctgccatgcacgccattgttcttcagtgttctcttgatggtggactcatcaacattaacattagccaatgtaagagaggcctttagtttcTTAGATGTTACCTTTGTGActttgtggactattacacatcttgatCTTGGAGTGATATTTGTTGAGCTtgaatttccttcatttgtacaAAAGCTACCTGACTGTTGATTgactggtggagtccaaacactttagagatgCTTTGTAAATTCTTCCTGATGAGAATCAAcaaccttttcttttctctctcccttcctctgaggtcctcagaaatatcCTTTGTTCATTCCATGATACAACTCCAAAgccatgtgttgtgaagatcagactttgatagattccagttcttttcaaataaaatggggaactcactcacacctggTTCTCATcccattgttgttttttaggaGTCCCGGAGCtattgaaatagctttgtaacccttcccaggctgatgtatttcagtcaccttcatcatttctggaatttattttaactttgccgtagtgttactgggtaagacattttaatcaacttcatgctgttcaaaaagttctatttaagtgttgatttgattgaacagggttggcagtaatcaggcctggttgtatCTAGTCcatctgaaccccattatgaactCTGTTTAATAGATATTAGTTGtattggggaattagtaactatgggggcaaatacattttcacacaggcccagttggtattggataactttattgcttcaataaataacattatcatttaaaaactgtattttgcgtttactctggttgcctttgttttacctTAGATTTTGTTctaatttctgaaataatttagtatgagatgtacacaaaaacagaagaaatcaggatgagggcaaatactttttcacacctctgtgtgtgtttgtgtttcagctAGTTTGCCTGTCCTGTGTTATGCATCCACTTCACATCACTTCATTTATAGACAAAGTGTATTCTAGGTATGACTGTCAGGCCTCTGAGGTCATAGTACAGTTTAGACATTTATTACGTAAAATTCTGAGAATCCTCATCATTAGATTCCCTCTGGTGACACCCATTTCAGTCTAGAGTTGCTGTCTATATAAATCCATTGCATATCATACATGCTCCATTTTGTGCTGGTATTATTCCAGCTTTTTAGCACGTggattttgcatgttttcaTCATTGCATAGAGTGTAATTATGAGTCATTCTTGATATGCTAAGAATTTTGCACAACATTTAGCTATCCATCATAAATCAAAATAAGCATGACCTTAGCCACAGGACCAAGAGATTCTACTGAAAATATGCCAGACATGTTTAAAACAAAGACGCACTCTTGTGAAATCATGAGGAATTGTTTTTGAGAAGTTCTGGTTTGATATTGAAGCATGGAACATCATATCCAGAAAACATGAGTCACTTCTAACCTTTGTTATGGGTTACAGCAAATTAAACTCCCCTGTTTCCATCATTTTACTCTTTGTCtggtcccttttttttttttttttttaattatgattGCACATTGCCTATGGCTGAGCTGCCAACTGTAAGGTATGTCTTTAAGGTTTAGGACAGCGAGTCAAGGAGCCTTGCATAGTCAATTCTGCTGTACACTTTGTGGTCATTTATCCACAATGTGATTGTCtacatgttttcttttagatTTAGCATCCAGCACAGGGGTTTGACATTTTAACAGTGTAATTGCTTTGACTTTTAGTTTGAGTCCATTAGAGGGCCATTAAAATTCTTTCTACAAGTGATGCTGTGCAGTGTTTTAGCTCAGCGCTCTATTGTAAAAATACCTCATGTAAAACCAACACACTGTCTTCCACTACTGTACAACGCTCCCAGGGCTGTCGCTAGAACATATGACCTTTAGGGATTCTTGGTGGGGCAAACACTTTGGCTCATATGCCTTTCCTTATACAAACATTTATAACTTGTTTCGCCACAAAATCTAATTTAAATCTAATATGTATGTTATCATTAGGGGACTACAGTAGAGAAACTGATGGACAAAAAGATGTCAAAGTTCATTCAGGTATCCAAAGTATGCTACTCTATTTGCTTTAGTAATCTATTATTCTACTAGATACAATATTAGTACACTATactgtgtatttgtttatttttacaatttgcACAATACAACAATTACTGTGATTTAATGGTAGCAGTGTACAAAAAGCTGAgaataaatttttattaaagctgcagcatctaactttttttgcttaaaaatgaacaaaaagcaaTTAGTGAGCAAGTATGTAAAAAACAGTGTTGAAAACTTTCTCCTTATTTTACCCTGATTCGCAACTGTAAGcttgaaatgatttataatttgagctgtcaGGTCAGATGAGCGGGAAACGTCAGTTTCACATCATTCGTCTTTACATGGTTACTTCACATCcgtaaacaaagaaaaagagccAGCTACTGTATTGCATGTGTTGGAGCTGAGGATGTTtgagtgtttgtagcttttcTTACaagagttgcttagaatttaaacttggaTAGTTTAGATAGAATTTAGATTGTTCCAAACGCAATCATTGTTGACATCTGGGGcatcagctgttgtcaaaaccaagaagccTTGAACTGCAGAGAGCCTGTAGTGAAAAAGGGAAAGTGACCGTCACAGTAATTGAAAGTATTGGAGAAAGCATCCTTATCCTCACTGACgcacagtgggtagcattgccacctcacagctcaaggctccagggtcctgggtttgatcctgagctcaggttcctgtctgtgcagagtttctgtgaatgttctcaccatgtttctgtttttctctgggttcttcggctttcccacttcccaaaaacatgccagtaagtgGATTGGTTGAGTAAGATGAAGCAGTGACTGAAAATGAGTGAGCGAGTAGTATAACTTTGTATAGTGAAGTATGGCTTTGGCTCTGCAAAACAGCCCAGCAATGTTTCCTTTTCAAGCATATTATTTACACTGTGCAACATGTATGTATTAATTGCCATCATCCTAATCAGAACTTTGGATATTAGTTTAATAGCCAATAGCAAATGATAATTATATAAGAAACAGATTTCTTTACACTGCACAGTGAAACATAAAGTAGACTGCAGTACAAAAGGAAGTTACAAACATGTTTGTCTATGAAGGAATGAATTGGAACTGGAGGTAGAGTTCTTTTCTAACACGTACCACACTGAGAagcttttttttcataattggCGAATAACAAGTAAGTAATTAATTGGTAAATAAattctctcgtgtgtgtgtgtgtgtgtgtgtgtgtgtgtgtgtgtgtgtgggtaataCACCAAGATATTTGAACCCTGCCTCGCATATTTGAAAAGGGGGCATCGTTCTGAGTCAACACATTGGGAGATattaaagggcaaggccaactATTTGCTAAGATTAATTGCGTAATCGGACACTTTTCTGTATTCAGATATCTGATTGAGAACAGATTTTTGAGCGGTCTCTGTAATCGATAAATACAAGAGAACATCATCTGTATAAAGGGAGATATACAGTGATCAACATTTCATGTTTTAACGTGGATTTAATAGCCAACAGAAACTGAGATTTCTGGATAAGAATTATTTGTATTAATGAGGGAGTTGGGTGTGAATAAAGGGATTTAATAAGAATTCACAGTTAACTGATCAAAAGCTGTTTTAGAATTGAGAGTGACAGTCACTGCTGGGTTTGTGTTTCTATTGAGAAGATCTGTAATATTAAAAGCACAATTTACACTGTCTCTATATCTTGGCCTAACAAATCCATTTAGATCTGCATTAACCATGATAACAAGCCACCCAGTCTTGGCCTATCTTAGCCAGTATTGGCTTGTAAAAGAGGAGCACTCTGGTGTAATCTTACTGCTTTTTAAAAGCATGCTGAGGGAAGCTGTTTTCCAGGATTCTTTAATAATAGTGTGTTTATGCTTATCATGAAGCATGGGCATGAGAAGTGAAGATAACTGAAATTTCTTATCGAACATTAGAGGATATCCATCTAATCCTGGGGCCTTCCAGAGGacattgtttacattgtttGCAATGACTGCACTTTCATTGGACTGTGGTGAgtaaatttgttttgtttttattggtaGAAAGTTTTATTACTGATCATATGTAATGGTGCTCAGACCTCATATCCTAATCTCTTCTGAGTTGAAGAAGAAACACTAATCAAACTAGAAAACAATTATAGTACAATAAGTTTAAACCAAATTAGTCCATAGCCCACCAGCAATCTAGAACCACTTGACCACTTAAGACTAGTCCTAACACCCCATTTGAAAGAAGACAGTATGACCTAGTGGACAAGAGGAATGATGTAAGATGGTTATCACCTATATTTATCAGTAACATTCTCTTGTCTGGTTGTTTGACTACTGACCTGATGATAAGCCTGTGATGATTTGTGTTGTCCCTccttgcaggtttttttttctctccatttcccACTTTCCATAACCCTGACTGTATTTTCACCCAGCCACCCAGAGGACTGCTTATCCCCCCGTCACAAATATTAAGCAAACATGTGATGTCACAGCTGGGTACAAAAAGGCAGAGAGTGATTGGGAGGGAAGCAAAGGGAGACTGAGGTGAAGACTGGCAGACTGGGTGTCTCTGTAGTGACTGGAAAGTATATGAGACTGGAGATCGTGACAATAGCCACTGTTGCTTGAGGTTACAGATAGAGTTCGGAGAAAGTTGTGCTAAAACCCATTTTCTCAGCATGAAAGAGCAACATCATTTCAGCAGAAAAGCTGTTGCAGCCTGGTGCTTGGTACTTATGGTACTCGCCCAACAGGTACTTGTATATCtctacatgcatttttttttttcatgtgagcAGACTTGAATGAGTTACAAGccgtttttaacattttattgttaataataatacctgTTCTATGCATTGAACTATGTTTGCTGCTACGAACAGATTGATATTTgagattttaaatgattattatatttaacattgtGCTGTTTTAGGTAGCTTCTAGTCCTGTTCCAGAGATTGAGGCCGCCTTAGGCTCCTTGCAAGGAGTTCAGAGGTCACTCAGGAGAATGGCCCGTATGACACCCCTTTGGAGAATCATGGGTACTAAACCCCATGGGGCATACTGTCAGAATAACTATGAGTGTTCCACGGGAATATGCAGGTAATCATATTTCAAGAAACTGCTGATTGATTTATTGTGTATAATTGTAGAGCTATTGTTTCGTGTATTCACTTTACAAAACAAATGTTAATTATTATGCTTACAGGAAAGGACACTGCTCCTTTAGCCAACCTATAATTTCCTAAGAGTGGAAAGGCTTATTTCTTCTCCAGCCCAAATGTCACAGACTGCCCGGAACCTTGCatttaatagaataaaaaaGGGTTTACTTGTTGGTTGGAAGAAAAAGTAATGTGCAATTTAAAGGCAGAAATGTGGCAAGAGTAAAGTTGATTGTTTAGGTTGATGGAGGGTAGGGTGAAATAGTTTTCATACAAGTATATTCGTATATGCATGAATTCATAAtacaagtaaacattttttcTCCAGTTTAACAACATAAACCTCATAACCTACAGTATAATACACTACATGtatactattgttattattattatattttatttaatattccatTTTATCacactgtacatatataaaattttggGTGGTGCTTGTGATGGATAAAATCTCGCTAGAGCTGGTTATCTGAACACGTATTGAGCCAACCCTTGGTGTTTGACCATGTAATGCCTGGATGCTGCACAAGTAGAGCTGGCAGCAGGTCGCACGTATAGTCCATGCAGACTTTCAACCTGAGTGTCATTGAACTACAGATATCTgttagcagaaagagagagaaagtgtgattAACAGTGCAAAGATTAAAGGCcttatttgaataaatgaagATACTATTAATGCGGTTGCACAGATTACTTCTATGTTTCCTTATGTGCTAAAccttttgtgcttttatttttatttggaaaacatcttctgcctttttatttttgatacAAACCTGACATTTGGCATACATCTCGCATAACACTGTTAGAATATTCAAGATTCTTCTGCTGAATaatctatttattatatttgattattttgaaTGAATCAGTGTATGCTTTTGAGGGACTGAGAAAATGTTCTGAAACTGTTACCTTAGATGTGTATTGACATTACTGAATGTGTTTAGTTGCTTTTGTGTATGCTACATTTGATGTCTGaatgaaacaataataaaaactgttcTATCAAACATATGTAAGTGAAATGTCTTGTCTTATGAAACCAATATGAGGGTTTTAAAATGAGATCTTGGCATAAATAAGCTTTTTAAAAGCATTgcaatttttcaacaatgataaaatgtaccatttaatccaataatattttaatattgaaGCTGATATTCAAAAATCTATGACATTGGTCTGGTCATAGGACAAGACGTATAATAATTatgaaaaggattttaaaaatatatatatacacacacacacacacacacacacacacacacgtgttcatATGGTCTGCGTTCATGTAGAATGAGAGCAAAAGTAGTGAATACCACTATCCATACTGATTTGTTAAAGGTCAGCACAGAGAAGGAATGAGTGATCAGAGACCTACAAAGCATATGTTCTGACTAAGAAACAAATATATTAATCTCCAAAGGACATTCAGAAATGCATTTAATATTTACTCTTCACTCTTCATTTACAGTACTACTTAGACTTGTACCACTTTACTCTTgtctataatataaataaaggaaCTTTTACCATTGTTCTGTTActgaaaaagtacattttagaataatacgCATAGGCAAATAGCTTCAGCTCTCTAACAGTTTAGATGAATTTGTCTGAGGATATGTGTGAAATGCATGAAGGTCAGAAGCAGTGCATAATATGTTTCTACTTTTTAAGAGCTAATACAGATAATATG contains:
- the leap2 gene encoding liver-expressed antimicrobial peptide 2; the encoded protein is MKEQHHFSRKAVAAWCLVLMVLAQQVASSPVPEIEAALGSLQGVQRSLRRMARMTPLWRIMGTKPHGAYCQNNYECSTGICRKGHCSFSQPIIS